GCAGCCATGGCTTACTCTTTTGTTTGATATCCTAATTTGgcatatattatatttcaagttTTGGAAGATCTAATTCATCAAATGATAATAGTAGTTAGTGAGAAGTGCTATtgaagtcaaataaaaaaagggaTCAGATGAAAGGATTCATGTGCTAGTAATTGATAATTTCATTGGTCTTAAAAACATTTACGAAGTGTCTGAGGTTTATGTTAACCGGAAAAGTATAACGTTGAGGTTCCTATAGAAAATCAGACTTTTATTATAAGTTGAAATGCAATGGATGTATGAACTCCAACCACGTATAATCCCTCTGTAGCCTAAAACTTATTTAGAGagacaataataaatattacttttcaaatcaattttagtaacataAGATCGCTCCTTCGATgaataataatgttttattcaACAGTAAGAAGATCGATTAATTGACAAACAAAAGTATTGAAAACTGTTGGTGACACGAGATAAGgatttaccaaaaaaaaaaaagtggcttaaatgattaaaaggaagggttaataatatattttttaatctgcaaaaagaattttatttacAAGGTACTAGTTGCTACTCATACAAGAAAGTAGTATAGATAATTACACTACATATGTATACTACTGTATATGTATTTTCCAATCAATCCTAAAGAAAAATCCTTCTGAAGGTTAATGACATTCTATCACAAAAGTCTCGAGTGATTGTTCGGCTGAGAAACATGATGAAACTTTCACAGACTCGTACAGcgtataattaatatattaaacaatGTCACCAATATATCCAAAAACACAAAACGAATATGAACACCTTTTCTTATACAGATCTTTATCCAAAAACTTCATCtaaatgtaatataaataaaccaaattttatcaaaatttagttttttaaaaaatcagtaATATCTGAATGATTATCCTCCCGGCACAGATAGATAACGTAACATAAAcgaaatataaaaacaaaacgaAGTTAAAACAGAAGACGACCACAGTGGGAGTCGAACCCACGACCTTCTGATCCGAAGTCAGACGCGCTAATCCACTGCGCTATGCGGTCTTTGTTGGCATAaaactatataataaaatattactgtTAAGTCATTTTAGTTAGAACAAAACAATTGTCAAATATTGTCGTGATTGTGGAGCGTTCCATTGACTTTAATGTACTTTGGTTCGTAACTTAAAAGTACCATGTCACAGGTGTGGTATTTGAATAACGTAAggaacaaaaattaaaactgaGATAGAAATCCCAACAAGGACCGCATAGCGCAGTGGATTAGCGCGTCTGACTTCGGATCAGAAGGTCGTGGGTTCGACTCCCACTGTGGTcgtgattaatattttttgcatGAAACGAAATCATTATTTGTagtaagaataataaaaaattttgaatatgttttttggGGAAAAAGAGGAGTTTTAGGGTTAGAGCAGTATTTTTGACGAGGGAGGGTTGAAAAGGGTTGGTCCAGTGGAACAGAGAGAAGCGAATCAGAATGAGCAATTGGGTGAAGCGACGCGGGGAGAGCGTGGTCGGAAGCAGCAGAGAGGAAGACCAGCTGATAGTGACTCCATTAGGCGCCGGAAATGAAGTGGGACGTTCGTGCGTCTACATGACCTACAAAGGAAAAACCGTTTTGTTCGATTGCGGAATTCACCCTGCCTACTCCGGCATGGCGGCGTTGCCCTATTTCGACGAGATTGACCCTTCCACCGTCGACGTCCTCCTCATCACTCACTTCCACTTGGACCACGCCGCCTCCTTGCCCTACTTTCTCGAAAAAACCACCTTCCGCGGCCGCGTTTTCATGACCTACGCCACAAAAGCCATTTACAAACTCCTCTTGTCTGATTTCGTCAAAGTCAGTAAGGTCTCCGTCGAAGACATGCTCTATGACGAACAGGACATCAACCGCTCCATGGATAAAATTGAGGTTCTCTTCTCATTCTCACTGctcctttctttttgttttaattttcaacCTGCGTTCGATAATGCCTCTTATTTCGATAAATTCAGTTTTTTTCGTGCAAGCTAAGCAAAATCAATGATATTGTGTAAATtcgatttttttattatagtttatcCCTAAAATTTTACGTCGGCTTACGGAAATTAGTGACTGCAGGTAATAGATTTCCATCAAACATTAGAAGTGAATGGTATTCGATTCTGGTGTTATACTGCAGGCCATGTTCTTGGTGCTGCTATGTTCATGGTTGACATAGCTGGTGTCCGAGTGCTTTATACCGGAGACTATTCACGCGAGGAAGATCGCCATCTTCGAGCTGCTGAGACCCCACAGTTCTCCCCTGATGTTTGCATTATAGAGTCCACCTACGGTATACAGCACCATCAGCCTCGCCACACACGTGAAAAACGCTTCACTGATGTTATTCACTCCACCATCTCTCAGGGGGGGCGTGTGTTGATTCCTGTTTTTGCCCTTGGTCGTGCGCAGGAGCTCCTCCTCATCCTTGACGAGTATTGGGAAAATCATCCAGAACTCCAGAATATACCCATCTATTATGCATCTCCACTTGCGAAAAAATGTTTGACAGTTTATGAGACATACACCCTTTCCATGAATGACAGGATCAAGAATGCAAAGTCGAATCCTTTTTCCTTCAAGCACGTATCAGCTTTGAGTAGCATTGATGTTTTCAAAGATGTAGGACCCTCTGTTGTGATGGCAAGTCCTGGTGGACTTCAGAGTGGGTTGTCTCGACAACTGTTTGAAATGTGGTGCTCTGATAAGAAAAATGCTTGTGTTTTACCGGGGTATGTTGTTGAAGGGACATTGGCTAAAACCATCATCAACGAACCCAAGGAAGTTACTCTCATGAATGGACTCACTGCACCACTTAACATGCAGGTGCACTACATTTCCTTTTCTGCTCACGCTGACTCTGCTCAAACAAGTGCATTCTTAGAAGAGCTCAATCCTCCTAACATAATTCTTGTTCATGGGGAAGCCAATGAGATGGGCAGACTCAAACAGAAGCTTATCACTCAATTTGCTGATCGGAACACCAAAATTCTTACTCCCAAAAACTGTCAATCTGTTGAAATGTATTTCAATTCCCAGAAAATGGCGAAAACCATAGGGAAGCTGGCTGAGAAAACACCGGAGGTTGGTGAAACCGTCAGTGGTTTGCTGGTAAAAAAAGGCTTCACGTACCAGATAATGGCACCTGATGATCTACATGTCTTTTCACAACTATCAACAGCAAGCATCACTCAGAGAATTACCATTCCCTATTCTTGTGCCTTTAATGTCATTCGGCATAGACTAAAACAGATATACGAGAGTGTTGAGCAGTCAGTGGATGAGGAATCTGGAGTTCCAACATTGCAAGTCCATGACTGTGTTACTGTGAAGCAAGAATCTGAAAAGCATGTCTCCTTGCATTGGGCAGCAGACCCCATCAGTGACATGGTATCAGATTCAATTGTTGCTCTGATTTTAAATATCAGCCGTGATGTCCCAAAAGTAATGGATGAAGCGGATGCCATCAAAATTGAGGAAGAGAGTGAGAAGAAGGCAGAGAAGGTTATGCATGCCCTCCTCGTTTCACTCTTTGGAGATGTGAAGATAGGTGAAAATGGTAAATTGATTATAAACATTGATGGGAATGTAGCAGAACTCAACAAAGAAAGTGGGGAAGTTGAGAGTGAAAATGAAGGTCTCAAGGAAAGAGTAAAGACAGCATTCCGCCGTATTCAGAGTTCTGTGAAACCAATTCCTCTTCCTGTTGCACCATAGTTTATTCCTTTTTTTGCTTTGTCTTGGGAAGGTGCAATGCCACCAAAGACTTGCTCACATGAGATAGTTGTCATAATATGTAGTTAATGTAACTCTAGTATGATGAGCTTGGACACAACATTCTCTGTCCCATTTTCGTTACTCATCGaacatttaatcttttaatcttaaaatgttttatttatgtgtCTTCACATTTTCTGTCATTTTATCCCTGATAGCGATGGTGCGCATCTTCGAGTGTTTAATAAACCATTTGGCAGTTGCTCCGATTTCATTGTTTGTAAAACAAAATggttttcttttaattgaaGCATAATTCAATTTTGCTTACCATGAATCTTGTGCTGGGAAATAATGCTGGACCTTTTGGTTTGGTATTCTCTTTACCTTAAAATTAGTAGTGTTTCTCTCGTATGATTAAGGGTTTCATGAGTAATCACCACATAACTTTCGAAGTTCGGAATCATAGTAATAGAAAAGAATGTAAATGATTTAGTAAGCCTATTTCTGGAATGCTCTTTACCTTGCTTAATTTTTTAACAGAAGAGTCTTttaagtattttcttttattatattttgatctAATAATGTTGGTGATAAGTGTGTCTGGGACCAATGCAATTTGAATTAATCACAACTAGTTTTAAGGAAATCAACCAGTTTGTTTTCCCCTGGCGAAATAACGATGTAAAAGAGAATAATACAATACATGTTAaatttatagaagaaaaaaattatcaaaaaatataatgtCAAATGCATCTCATGattttggaaaacaaaattatttatcaatttcttAATTGATATCTAAAGATACTCATCAGTAGGATTCCTTTGAATAGCAGTATAAATATCATCATCTTTAGACTTGCAGCTTATAACTTCACCTTTTACTAACAgaatttagaaataattttacatttttctatAATTCGTAAACAAAATACAGGTTGTTTCTATAATTTAGTAACATAATTGTAATAGTGACAAACTAATGCTAAAATAGTTCTGATTGACAGctgaataacaaaaataaaaaatgctaGTTTCTCTTAAGTTTCTCTTAAATAaccataatatatttaaaacacgtcctcattttaaaatattgccATTCTATTGATTTCCTCTCATCTAAAAAAAGTTATAGAACGtcaattttcttaaaacaaataaaacacaaaacaaattcttaataaaagaataaaagatcTAAAGAACAGTTAAAATGACATATTtccgttttaatttatttaaataattactagatatatttgttcattttcaATTGCAACAGCTAATAACTAGATCCACTCAGAGTACTGATAGAATATTGGATTTCAAAAGGGGGG
This portion of the Vigna unguiculata cultivar IT97K-499-35 chromosome 6, ASM411807v1, whole genome shotgun sequence genome encodes:
- the LOC114187067 gene encoding cleavage and polyadenylation specificity factor subunit 3-I — protein: MSNWVKRRGESVVGSSREEDQLIVTPLGAGNEVGRSCVYMTYKGKTVLFDCGIHPAYSGMAALPYFDEIDPSTVDVLLITHFHLDHAASLPYFLEKTTFRGRVFMTYATKAIYKLLLSDFVKVSKVSVEDMLYDEQDINRSMDKIEVIDFHQTLEVNGIRFWCYTAGHVLGAAMFMVDIAGVRVLYTGDYSREEDRHLRAAETPQFSPDVCIIESTYGIQHHQPRHTREKRFTDVIHSTISQGGRVLIPVFALGRAQELLLILDEYWENHPELQNIPIYYASPLAKKCLTVYETYTLSMNDRIKNAKSNPFSFKHVSALSSIDVFKDVGPSVVMASPGGLQSGLSRQLFEMWCSDKKNACVLPGYVVEGTLAKTIINEPKEVTLMNGLTAPLNMQVHYISFSAHADSAQTSAFLEELNPPNIILVHGEANEMGRLKQKLITQFADRNTKILTPKNCQSVEMYFNSQKMAKTIGKLAEKTPEVGETVSGLLVKKGFTYQIMAPDDLHVFSQLSTASITQRITIPYSCAFNVIRHRLKQIYESVEQSVDEESGVPTLQVHDCVTVKQESEKHVSLHWAADPISDMVSDSIVALILNISRDVPKVMDEADAIKIEEESEKKAEKVMHALLVSLFGDVKIGENGKLIINIDGNVAELNKESGEVESENEGLKERVKTAFRRIQSSVKPIPLPVAP